Proteins from a genomic interval of Cottoperca gobio chromosome 8, fCotGob3.1, whole genome shotgun sequence:
- the ankrd40 gene encoding ankyrin repeat domain-containing protein 40, whose translation MSTTSLDKELQERLREASAIGDIDEVRTLVESGVNVNSQNEINGWTCLHWACKRNHKHIVSYLLSYGADKEILTAKDELASQLTSKPAIKRLLGVEVEEEPEVKEPELPIIPNYLSNPAFIYAKMDNKSEILLAQHLAQNGSGEHAEDTHSDSPSLSPTHEPQKSQSLLFDDPTPPPNPTTHSQAQAGELIPVTEQNGVSPSPASSHSHAVVNCTVPMDLSVEPHLVNHADYPHAVSHNGTMCSPPLASPSPSLASSSGSQVQAPVAGANPTMSRQQSIPQQLNYSQAGGPMPAFQPFFFTSTFPVNVQELVLKVRIQNPNARENDFIEVELDRQELTYRSLLRVCCRELDISAEHVEKIRKLPNTMLRKDKDVARLQDFQELEVVLEKAEGLSLFSGTGGLTDRPCYNMKASRLTY comes from the exons ATGTCCACCACTTCGTTGGATAAAGAATTACAGGAGCGACTGAGAGAGGCGTCTGCTATCGGGGATATCGACGAAGTGCGGACATTGGTGGAGAGTGGAGTAAATGTTAATTCACAGAACGAAATAAATGGCTG gACATGCCTGCACTGGGCATGCAAGAGGAACCATAAACACATAGTGTCCTACTTACTCAGTTATGGCGCAGACAAAGAAATCCTCACGGCTAAGGATGAGTTGGCCTCGCAACTTACATCCAAACCAGCGATCAAGCGACTTTTAGGAG TTGAGGTGGAGGAAGAGCCTGAAGTCAAGGAGCCTGAGTTGCCAATCATCCCAAACTACCTGTCGAACCCGGCCTTCATTTATGCCAAGATGGATAACAAGTCAGAGATCCTCCTGGCTCAGCACCTTGCACAGAATGGTTCTGGAGAACACGCTGAGGACACGCACAGTGATTCGCCCTCCCTCTCCCCAACTCATGAGCCTCAGAAATCCCAGAGCCTGCTCTTTGACGACCCCACTCCTCCACCAAACCCCACCACCCACAGCCAAGCCCAGGCTGGGGAATTAATTCCTGTGACTGAGCAAAATGGCGTGTCACCCAGTCCGGCTTCATCCCACAGCCATGCTGTCGTTAACTGCACAGTACCCATGGACCTGTCCGTTGAGCCGCACCTTGTCAACCATGCCGACTACCCGCATGCGGTGTCACACAATGGCACCATGTGCTCGCCGCCGTTGGCCTCACCCAGCCCCAGCTTGGCCAGCAGCAGTGGGAGCCAGGTCCAGGCCCCGGTGGCCGGCGCTAACCCAACTATGAGCAGGCAGCAGTCTATCCCGCAGCAGCTGAACTACAGCCAGGCTGGGGGGCCCATGCCAGCCTTCCAGCCTTTCTTCTTCACCAGCACCTTCCCTGTCAACGTGCAAG AGTTGGTGCTGAAGGTGCGTATCCAGAACCCCAACGCTCGGGAGAACGACTTCATTGAGGTGGAGCTGGACCGCCAGGAGCTCACCTATCGTTCCCTTCTGAGGGTCTGTTGCCGCGAGTTGGATATAAGCGCTGAACACGTGGAGAAGATCCGCAAGCTGCCGAACACCATGTTGAGAAAG GACAAAGACGTAGCTCGGCTGCAGGACTTTCAGGAGCTTGAGGTCGTGTTGGAG